A genomic region of Pelodiscus sinensis isolate JC-2024 chromosome 19, ASM4963464v1, whole genome shotgun sequence contains the following coding sequences:
- the COX14 gene encoding cytochrome c oxidase assembly protein COX14 — MVSAKQLADFSYKAFSGSMMLLTLYGGYLCSARAYRYFQRQQALKQLEQAQLGPGTVED, encoded by the coding sequence ATGGTCTCCGCCAAGCAGCTGGCCGACTTCAGCTACAAGGCCTTTTCCGGCTCCATGATGCTCCTGACACTCTACGGCGGCTACCTGTGCAGCGCCCGCGCCTACCGCTACTTCCAGCGCCAGCAGGCCCTCAAGCAGCTGGAACAGGCCCAGCTTGGCCCTGGCACCGTGGAAGACTAA